The Desulfohalovibrio reitneri genome contains a region encoding:
- a CDS encoding DMT family transporter: MKNQRRAMAWGLVTVLLWSTVATAFKLSLRHLEPVQLLLIASLVSLLVMGAVLAVRGRLHLVFQATPRQVGTSLALGVLNPFLYYLVLFKAYDLLPAQEAQPLNYTWAITLTLLSIPILGQRPTWRDGLATLISYAGVVVIATRGDILSLRFASPLGVGLALGSTIIWALYWLFSARAARDGRDPVAALFLNFLFALPFILMACLFTAGLPTNLNGLLAAAYVGVFEMGVTFITWFTALRLAESASRVGNLIFISPFLSLVFIHYLVGEAILASTVWGLVCIIGGLALQQLSREKTG, translated from the coding sequence GTGAAAAACCAGCGCCGCGCCATGGCCTGGGGACTGGTCACGGTCCTGCTCTGGTCCACCGTGGCCACGGCCTTTAAGCTCAGCCTGCGCCATCTTGAGCCGGTGCAGTTGCTGCTCATCGCGTCGCTGGTCTCATTGCTGGTCATGGGAGCGGTGCTGGCGGTCAGGGGCAGGCTGCACCTCGTTTTCCAGGCTACTCCCCGGCAGGTGGGCACTTCGCTGGCCCTGGGCGTGCTCAACCCATTCCTCTACTACCTCGTCCTCTTCAAGGCCTACGACCTCCTACCCGCGCAGGAAGCCCAACCGCTGAACTACACCTGGGCCATCACCCTGACCCTGCTTTCCATTCCCATCCTCGGGCAGCGCCCCACATGGCGCGACGGCTTGGCCACCCTGATCAGCTATGCCGGGGTGGTGGTCATCGCCACCCGGGGCGATATCCTCTCCCTGCGCTTCGCCTCGCCCCTTGGCGTCGGCCTGGCCTTGGGCAGCACAATCATTTGGGCGCTGTACTGGCTTTTCTCCGCCCGCGCCGCCCGGGACGGTCGCGACCCCGTGGCCGCCCTCTTCCTGAATTTCCTCTTCGCCCTACCCTTCATCCTGATGGCCTGCCTGTTCACCGCCGGACTGCCAACCAATCTGAATGGCCTGCTGGCCGCGGCTTACGTCGGAGTATTCGAGATGGGCGTGACCTTCATCACCTGGTTTACCGCCCTGCGGCTGGCCGAGAGCGCATCCCGCGTGGGCAATCTCATCTTCATTTCGCCCTTCCTTTCGCTGGTCTTCATTCACTACCTGGTGGGCGAGGCAATTCTGGCCTCCACAGTGTGGGGGCTGGTCTGCATCATCGGCGGGCTGGCCTTGCAGCAATTGAGTCGAGAGAAAACGGGCTAG
- a CDS encoding TIGR00730 family Rossman fold protein: MADSRQYLIDELSIKESWRLFRIMAEIVDGFEELSDVGPAVSLFGSARAKPDDENYKLTRELARQLGEKGFDIITGGGPGLMEAANKGAQDSGAKSIGLHIELPLEQQCNEFLDLQVSFRYFFIRKVMFVKYATAYVALPGGFGTLDELAEALVLIQTKRIKPFPVVLLGSQFWSGLIDWFKDNLVANGYVSPEDLELFRVVDTPEEAAIFIRRHVVV; encoded by the coding sequence ATGGCCGACTCGAGGCAATACCTCATCGACGAACTGTCCATCAAGGAATCCTGGCGGCTTTTCCGCATCATGGCGGAGATCGTGGACGGCTTCGAGGAGCTCAGCGACGTGGGGCCGGCAGTGTCCCTGTTCGGCTCCGCGCGGGCCAAGCCGGACGACGAGAACTACAAGCTGACCCGCGAACTAGCCAGGCAGCTGGGTGAAAAAGGCTTCGACATCATCACCGGCGGCGGGCCTGGACTCATGGAGGCGGCCAACAAGGGGGCCCAGGACTCCGGGGCGAAATCCATAGGACTGCACATCGAACTCCCACTGGAGCAGCAGTGCAACGAGTTCCTGGATTTGCAGGTCTCTTTCCGGTATTTTTTCATCCGCAAGGTCATGTTCGTCAAATACGCCACCGCCTACGTCGCCCTGCCCGGCGGTTTCGGCACCCTGGACGAGCTGGCCGAGGCGCTGGTGCTCATCCAGACCAAGCGCATCAAGCCCTTCCCCGTGGTGCTTCTGGGCAGCCAGTTCTGGTCCGGCCTCATCGACTGGTTCAAAGACAATTTGGTGGCCAACGGCTACGTCTCGCCCGAGGACCTTGAGTTGTTCAGGGTGGTGGACACCCCGGAGGAGGCCGCCATCTTCATCCGCCGGCACGTCGTGGTCTAG
- a CDS encoding MBL fold metallo-hydrolase RNA specificity domain-containing protein, whose translation MKISFLGAARTVTGSCFLCEADGRKFAIDCGMHQGNREIDKRNLDMTPYKPEELEFVCVTHAHIDHSGLLPKLVKEGFKGDIYCTAPTRDLLEIMLLDSAHIQEMEAEWENKKRRRHGKQPIDALYTQEDAEAVMPLFKTVEYDEALEPIKGVRIRYCDAGHILGSAFIRVEVREDDDSYRLVFSGDLGRPNQLLVSDPEITKNADYLFVESTYGDRDHKDEENSREELAQAIKRAYRNNEKCIIPAFAVERSQEIIYVLHQLRKEGKLPEDMPVYLDSPLAIRATKIFKRHPEFLDEETRNLIENGEHPLELPNLKFTTTAKESMAINETREPAVIISASGMCNAGRVKHHLKHNLWRHGASVVFVGFQAMGTPGRRIVDGAESIRIFGEDVAVHAKVYTIGGFSAHAGQSQILEWLGNFTNEAMEIFLVHGEASAQDTLAELIRDRLGFTVHVPDYLEEVTLAPGVEPEVRVHPEQARPGIDWEYLLSDTERLLAEFKTRMEDVREKPWVDQTDLRDRLLETNRSLLELISET comes from the coding sequence GTGAAGATATCCTTTCTCGGCGCGGCCCGGACCGTGACCGGGTCCTGTTTTCTGTGTGAGGCTGATGGCCGCAAATTCGCCATTGATTGCGGCATGCACCAGGGCAACCGCGAAATCGACAAGCGCAACCTGGACATGACGCCATACAAGCCGGAAGAGTTGGAGTTCGTCTGCGTTACCCACGCCCACATCGACCATTCAGGCCTTTTACCGAAGTTGGTCAAGGAGGGGTTTAAGGGCGACATCTACTGCACCGCGCCCACTCGCGACCTGCTTGAGATCATGCTCCTGGATTCGGCCCACATCCAGGAGATGGAGGCGGAGTGGGAAAACAAGAAGCGCCGCCGCCACGGCAAGCAGCCCATTGATGCCCTCTATACCCAGGAGGACGCCGAGGCGGTCATGCCGCTCTTCAAGACCGTGGAGTACGATGAGGCCCTTGAGCCCATCAAAGGCGTGCGCATCAGGTATTGCGACGCCGGGCACATTCTCGGCTCCGCCTTCATCCGTGTGGAAGTCCGGGAGGACGACGACTCCTACAGGCTCGTCTTTTCAGGCGATCTCGGCCGTCCGAACCAACTGCTCGTATCTGACCCGGAGATCACCAAGAACGCCGACTACCTTTTCGTGGAGTCCACCTACGGCGACCGTGACCACAAGGACGAGGAAAACAGTCGCGAGGAGTTGGCTCAGGCCATCAAGCGGGCCTACCGCAACAATGAAAAATGCATCATTCCGGCCTTCGCCGTGGAGCGCAGCCAGGAAATAATCTATGTGTTGCACCAGCTCCGCAAGGAGGGGAAACTGCCGGAGGACATGCCTGTTTACCTGGATAGCCCCCTGGCCATCCGGGCCACAAAGATATTCAAGCGCCACCCGGAGTTTCTGGACGAGGAGACGCGCAACCTCATCGAGAACGGGGAGCATCCCCTGGAGTTGCCCAACCTCAAGTTCACGACCACGGCCAAAGAGTCCATGGCCATTAACGAAACCCGCGAACCTGCGGTGATCATTTCCGCCAGCGGCATGTGCAACGCTGGGCGCGTCAAACACCATCTCAAGCACAACCTTTGGCGGCACGGGGCCTCGGTGGTCTTTGTGGGGTTTCAGGCCATGGGGACGCCGGGGCGGCGCATCGTGGACGGGGCGGAGTCCATCCGCATCTTCGGAGAGGACGTGGCGGTGCACGCCAAGGTGTACACCATTGGCGGTTTTTCCGCCCACGCCGGTCAAAGTCAGATTCTGGAGTGGCTGGGCAACTTCACCAACGAGGCCATGGAAATATTCCTGGTGCATGGCGAAGCCTCGGCACAGGACACCCTGGCAGAACTCATTCGGGATAGGTTGGGTTTCACCGTGCACGTGCCGGATTATCTGGAGGAAGTCACCCTGGCTCCGGGAGTGGAGCCGGAAGTGCGGGTTCACCCGGAGCAGGCCAGGCCGGGCATCGATTGGGAATATCTGCTCAGCGATACCGAGCGTCTGCTGGCGGAATTCAAAACCCGGATGGAGGACGTGCGGGAAAAGCCCTGGGTTGACCAGACCGACCTGCGGGACCGCCTGCTGGAGACCAATCGCTCCCTGCTGGAACTCATATCGGAGACCTGA
- the rsmD gene encoding 16S rRNA (guanine(966)-N(2))-methyltransferase RsmD, whose amino-acid sequence MRITGGRFRGRRIHTGEGEGYRPATAKVREALFSMLSARGVDWSSCRVLDVFAGSGSLGLEAASRGAPFIRFVERDKRAAGLIRKSCKELGLQPGDWLMSQDEAARVLAKGPDLPYDVAFVDPPYGQNLLASALAQIVGKGWLRGGAWLVCEISADEDLGDLPEELGPPETDKRYGQTRILLWRTDQAA is encoded by the coding sequence GTGCGCATCACAGGTGGCCGCTTTCGCGGGCGGCGCATTCATACTGGGGAAGGGGAGGGCTACCGCCCGGCAACGGCCAAGGTGCGCGAGGCCTTGTTTTCAATGCTTTCCGCCCGCGGGGTGGACTGGTCGAGCTGCAGGGTGTTGGACGTGTTCGCCGGCAGCGGTTCCCTTGGCCTGGAGGCGGCCAGCCGGGGTGCGCCATTCATCCGATTTGTGGAGCGGGACAAGCGGGCGGCTGGGTTGATCCGCAAGAGCTGCAAGGAACTGGGGCTGCAACCCGGTGACTGGCTCATGAGCCAGGACGAGGCCGCGCGTGTTCTGGCGAAGGGGCCGGACTTGCCGTATGATGTTGCCTTTGTCGATCCGCCCTACGGCCAAAATTTGCTTGCCTCAGCCTTGGCCCAGATTGTGGGCAAGGGGTGGCTGCGTGGCGGGGCTTGGCTGGTTTGCGAAATAAGCGCGGATGAGGATTTGGGCGACCTGCCCGAGGAACTGGGCCCGCCCGAAACAGACAAACGGTACGGACAGACCAGGATTCTGCTATGGCGAACGGACCAAGCTGCGTAG
- the coaD gene encoding pantetheine-phosphate adenylyltransferase — MANGPSCVAVYPGTFDPLTNGHVSLVRRGLTIFKKVVVAVAKESSKNPLFNLDERVEMAREVFARDEGVEVEPFHGLLVDYVSKRGANVILRGMRAVSDFEYEFQMALMNRKLNREVQTVFLMTDFKWMYLSSTIIKQTARLDANIKGLVPDEVLPRIYARYADMNRQEGEGS; from the coding sequence ATGGCGAACGGACCAAGCTGCGTAGCCGTCTACCCCGGCACCTTCGACCCCCTGACCAACGGACACGTTTCCCTTGTTCGGCGTGGGCTCACCATTTTCAAAAAGGTTGTCGTGGCTGTGGCCAAGGAATCGAGCAAAAACCCTCTCTTTAACCTGGACGAACGGGTTGAGATGGCCAGGGAGGTGTTCGCCCGCGACGAGGGGGTGGAGGTGGAGCCGTTCCACGGACTGTTGGTGGACTATGTCTCCAAGCGGGGAGCCAACGTCATACTGCGTGGCATGCGGGCGGTGTCGGACTTCGAATACGAATTTCAGATGGCGCTCATGAACCGCAAGCTCAACCGCGAGGTCCAGACAGTCTTTCTGATGACCGACTTCAAGTGGATGTATCTCAGTTCCACCATAATCAAGCAGACCGCCAGGCTGGACGCCAACATCAAGGGGCTGGTGCCGGACGAGGTCCTGCCTCGAATTTACGCGCGGTACGCCGACATGAACCGGCAAGAGGGGGAGGGCTCGTGA
- the miaA gene encoding tRNA (adenosine(37)-N6)-dimethylallyltransferase MiaA, whose protein sequence is MSLPPSVCLLGPTGAGKTSVSLALAEEFGGAVINIDSRQVYRGLETVTAQPSSEEQASCPHHLFGFLDPCQGVNAGAFTTMAEQAMLECAENGLLPLLTGGTGLYLDALVYGLDPVPDTPDLVRHQIQAGYDALGPETMYSFLEQIDPDYAAKIHPNDRHRVTRALEVYESTGRVFSSFHTRDESQPRFDVLKIGLEADLDALTPKLEERIESMVRDGALDEVDRAFKECPDVNAPGFTGIGVHECLEYLRGRMDLDQAKAMWLKRTRAYAKRQMTWFRKEQDMRWVDPARPEQAVALVREWLNR, encoded by the coding sequence GTGAGCTTGCCTCCATCCGTCTGCCTGCTGGGTCCCACCGGCGCGGGCAAGACCAGTGTTTCCCTGGCCCTGGCGGAAGAGTTCGGTGGAGCTGTGATCAACATCGACTCCCGGCAGGTCTACCGTGGATTGGAAACGGTCACCGCCCAGCCCAGCTCCGAGGAGCAGGCCAGTTGCCCGCATCACCTCTTCGGCTTTCTTGATCCGTGCCAAGGTGTCAACGCGGGAGCTTTCACCACCATGGCGGAGCAGGCCATGCTGGAATGCGCGGAAAACGGGTTGCTCCCACTGTTGACCGGTGGAACCGGCCTATACCTGGACGCGCTGGTCTATGGTTTGGACCCCGTGCCGGACACCCCGGATCTGGTGCGTCATCAGATTCAAGCGGGTTATGACGCCCTTGGGCCGGAGACAATGTATTCTTTTTTGGAGCAAATCGACCCCGATTACGCGGCCAAGATACACCCCAACGACCGGCACCGCGTCACCCGCGCTCTGGAAGTCTACGAATCAACCGGCCGTGTCTTTTCCTCCTTCCACACCCGCGATGAGAGCCAGCCCCGTTTCGATGTCCTGAAGATCGGTCTGGAAGCGGACCTCGACGCGCTCACACCGAAGTTGGAGGAGCGCATCGAGTCCATGGTCCGCGACGGCGCGCTGGACGAGGTTGACCGTGCCTTCAAGGAGTGCCCGGACGTGAACGCTCCGGGGTTCACAGGCATCGGCGTTCACGAGTGCCTGGAGTACCTTCGCGGGCGTATGGACCTGGATCAGGCCAAGGCAATGTGGCTCAAGCGTACCAGAGCCTACGCCAAACGGCAGATGACCTGGTTCCGCAAGGAGCAAGACATGCGCTGGGTGGACCCGGCGCGGCCGGAGCAGGCGGTGGCCCTGGTCAGGGAGTGGCTGAACCGCTGA
- a CDS encoding tetratricopeptide repeat protein, whose product MSESNPVSRNTLYVTAFLCLVVGFVVGVVGASVYKKPQPHSGQQTAQHQQQRQQPRQTGQQGLSEGERQRFLELEMDAAKNPKDHQAWNTLGHFAFDHGQYKRAVDAYETSLNILHEQPDVWTDLGVMYRRTHQHKKAIDAFNTAIELNPDHRIARLNKGVVLIHDLNRKEEGLDSWRELVRMDPDARAPNGTPVRDLIKQLE is encoded by the coding sequence ATGAGTGAAAGTAACCCGGTCAGCCGGAATACCCTCTACGTCACCGCCTTCCTCTGCCTTGTTGTCGGTTTTGTCGTGGGCGTGGTCGGGGCGAGCGTGTACAAGAAGCCACAACCGCACAGCGGACAACAGACGGCTCAACACCAGCAGCAGCGGCAACAACCGCGCCAGACAGGGCAGCAGGGGTTGAGCGAAGGCGAACGCCAACGCTTCCTTGAACTCGAAATGGACGCGGCAAAGAACCCCAAGGACCATCAGGCGTGGAACACGTTGGGGCACTTCGCCTTTGACCACGGCCAATACAAACGCGCCGTGGACGCCTACGAGACGTCCCTGAACATCCTGCACGAGCAGCCCGACGTCTGGACTGACCTGGGGGTCATGTACCGCCGGACGCACCAGCACAAGAAAGCCATCGACGCCTTCAACACGGCCATCGAACTCAACCCTGACCACCGCATCGCCCGACTGAACAAGGGTGTGGTGCTCATCCACGACCTCAACCGTAAGGAAGAAGGCCTGGACTCCTGGCGTGAGTTGGTTCGAATGGATCCCGACGCCAGAGCACCCAATGGCACGCCGGTGCGGGACCTCATCAAGCAGCTGGAGTGA
- a CDS encoding 4Fe-4S binding protein — protein sequence MAFMTSNVLRNLFRKSSTRMYPVVRRADFEGSRGELYNDIEHCIFCKSCQIKCPSQCITVDKQAGTWVCDPFACVFCGICVETCPTNCLHMKTAWRPVSRRREMITMQGTPPKPKKKAAAKDDTDSKAEAKDKDATGKESGKASETKASGKTASKKTHSKESTEPNKAAAKKSTAKKTTTAKGSKAKSGESKS from the coding sequence ATGGCTTTCATGACCTCCAACGTGCTCCGCAACCTCTTTCGCAAAAGCTCCACCCGCATGTACCCAGTGGTCCGGCGGGCGGACTTCGAAGGGTCCCGGGGCGAGCTCTACAACGACATCGAGCACTGCATCTTCTGCAAGAGTTGCCAGATAAAGTGCCCCTCCCAGTGCATCACCGTGGACAAGCAGGCGGGCACCTGGGTCTGCGATCCCTTCGCTTGCGTTTTCTGCGGCATCTGCGTGGAAACATGCCCCACAAACTGCTTGCACATGAAGACCGCCTGGCGGCCCGTGTCTCGGCGGCGTGAGATGATCACCATGCAGGGTACACCGCCCAAACCCAAAAAGAAGGCCGCCGCCAAGGACGACACAGACTCCAAGGCCGAAGCCAAGGACAAGGACGCCACTGGAAAGGAAAGCGGCAAAGCTTCGGAAACGAAGGCTTCCGGAAAAACGGCCTCGAAGAAAACTCACTCCAAGGAGAGTACCGAGCCCAATAAAGCGGCCGCAAAAAAGTCCACCGCAAAAAAAACGACCACAGCCAAGGGCTCCAAGGCCAAGTCCGGCGAGTCCAAATCCTGA
- a CDS encoding nickel-dependent hydrogenase large subunit, with amino-acid sequence MSRTVIPFGPQHPVLPEPLHLKLVVEDEIVQEALPQLGFVHRGLEKLCDIRDYHQMIQICERVCGICSKIHAMCYCQGIEEMMDVEVPPRAKYLRTIWSELHRIHSHLLWLGLFADAFGFESVFMQFWRIRERVMDINEATTGNRVIVSVNVVGGTRADLTPEQCNWILSELDTVESEVKQLQKTMLNDYTVCKRTKEVGVMTRDQAYELGAAGPTLRGSGVAQDMRQLGYEAFSDLDFEPVVETSGDSYARGRVRFRETLQSIDLVRQAISRMPDGETRTKVKGNPEGESTIRVEQPRGELLYYFKANGKKHLERLRIRTPTFANVPPLLAMLPGVELADVPVVVLSIDPCISCTER; translated from the coding sequence CCGCAGCACCCGGTGCTGCCCGAACCGCTCCACCTCAAGCTGGTGGTGGAGGACGAAATCGTCCAGGAGGCCTTGCCGCAGCTCGGCTTCGTCCACCGCGGACTGGAGAAGCTCTGCGACATCCGCGACTACCACCAGATGATCCAGATCTGCGAGCGGGTCTGCGGCATCTGTTCCAAGATCCACGCCATGTGTTACTGCCAGGGCATCGAGGAAATGATGGACGTGGAAGTGCCGCCCCGCGCCAAGTACCTCCGCACCATCTGGTCGGAGTTGCACCGTATCCACTCCCACCTGCTCTGGCTCGGCCTCTTCGCCGACGCCTTCGGTTTCGAGTCGGTCTTCATGCAATTCTGGCGCATCCGCGAGCGGGTCATGGACATCAACGAGGCCACCACAGGCAACCGGGTCATCGTCTCGGTCAATGTGGTGGGCGGCACCCGAGCCGACCTCACGCCCGAACAGTGCAACTGGATTCTGAGCGAATTGGACACGGTGGAGAGCGAGGTCAAGCAACTGCAAAAGACCATGCTCAACGACTACACCGTGTGCAAGCGCACCAAGGAAGTTGGCGTAATGACACGTGATCAGGCTTACGAACTGGGGGCCGCCGGCCCCACCCTGCGCGGCAGCGGAGTGGCCCAGGACATGCGCCAGCTTGGCTACGAGGCTTTCTCCGACCTTGACTTCGAGCCTGTCGTAGAGACCTCCGGCGACTCGTACGCCCGCGGCAGAGTGCGCTTCCGAGAGACACTGCAGTCCATCGACCTCGTGCGCCAAGCCATATCCCGCATGCCCGACGGCGAAACCCGCACCAAGGTCAAGGGCAACCCGGAAGGCGAAAGCACAATCCGCGTGGAGCAGCCGCGCGGCGAATTGCTCTACTACTTCAAGGCCAACGGCAAGAAACACCTGGAGCGGCTCCGCATCCGCACGCCCACCTTCGCCAACGTCCCCCCGCTTCTGGCCATGCTCCCCGGAGTGGAGCTGGCCGACGTGCCGGTGGTCGTCCTTTCCATCGACCCGTGCATCAGTTGCACCGAACGCTAG